A single region of the Chionomys nivalis chromosome 23, mChiNiv1.1, whole genome shotgun sequence genome encodes:
- the LOC130865312 gene encoding zinc finger protein 175-like has protein sequence MSTDGGFCQKPQRLKAEEQYGLCERLVSFEDVTVDFSQEEWQHLDSAQRRLYQDVMLEIYSHLLAVVNQYRVHWMPSKTYEDATNPVSLQFTGYPRPEAILRMKNADFPHQRCPCQGESEHDSARQICAKAAFPNDFSEEVPKRGSYCSVIEELWQDGDPTKMDQPNQSPVLSSAAFFTQKPLMSDDTSECEAPGGSVPLDLHLISTQERFPKCCSFENPLQPNPNLEAHSEHQCSATRQPDGIVKSCQFFTRSPSNAGCAAPDREEKAWKGKVLSPKQPLRKHDILSQDEPVEYTRCGKGFPARPTLCPQQVTHTRGTPFICHRCGKSFLPNSELSSCPGTNRGETPSECPDCLKPLTRTSDLQVHEEVHTKEKPYKCHDCGKSFSYASHLKVHLRIHTGERPYVCSDCGKAFSQKSVLTTHQRIHTGERPYTCSHCGKLFVYASDLKKHSRFHTGEKPYECPDCGKLFSNKSHLPVHHRIHTGEKPYKCCDCGKSFRRKSHLKVHHRTHTGEKPYVCSECGKAFSHSSVLSTHQRIHTGERPYACSDCGKAMSSKAQLNEHQRIHTGEKPYVCTDCGKAFSGRSSLQVHQRAHRSEKPFLCHQCGKGFLRRSQLSSHQQTHTAENP, from the exons ATGTCTACTGACGGGGGTTTCTGCCAGAAGCCCCAGAGACTGAAAGCAGAGGAGCAGTATGGATTGTGTGAG AGATTGGTGTCCTTTGAGGATGTGACTGTGGACTTCAGCCAGGAGGAGTGGCAGCACCTGGACTCCGCCCAGCGACGCCTGTACCAGGACGTGATGCTGGAGATCTACAGCCACCTCTTGGCAGTGG TTAACCAGTACAGAGTTCATTGGATGCCCTCTAAGACCTATGAAGATGCAACAAATCCAGTATCCTTGCAATTCACAGGGTATCCCAGGCCAGAGGCCATCCTCAGGATGAAGAACGCTGATTTCCCACATCAGAGGTGTCCGTGTCAAG GGGAATCAGAGCATGACTCGGCTCGTCAAATTTGTGCGAAAGCTGCATTTCCAAATGATTTCTCTGAAGAAGTCCCTAAACGTGGTTCATATTGTTCCGTTATAGAGGAGCTCTGGCAGGATGGGGACCCTACAAAGATGGATCAGCCAAACCAGAGCCCAGTCTTGAGTTCTGCTGCTTTCTTCACCCAGAAACCACTGATGAGTGACGACACTTCCGAGTGTGAGGCGCCTGGGGGGTCCGTTCCTTTAGATCTCCACCTCATTTCTACACAGGAGAGATTTCCAAAGTGTTGCTCATTTGAAAACCCTTTGCAGCCTAACCCTAACCTTGAAGCACATAGTGAACATCAGTGCAGTGCCACCAGGCAGCCCGATGGCATTGTCAAATCCTGTCAGTTCTTCACACGAAGCCCGTCTAATGCTGGATGTGCAGCTCCtgacagagaggagaaagcatGGAAAGGAAAGGTTCTCAGCCCTAAGCAACCACTTAGGAAGCATGACATTCTTTCTCAGGACGAGCCAGTTGAATATACCAGATGTGGGAAGGGCTTCCCTGCCAGGCCAACTTTGTGCCCGCAGCAAGTGACTCACACTAGAGGGACACCTTTTATTTGTCACAGATGTGGGAAATCCTTCCTTCCAAACTCTGAGTTGAGCTCTTGCCCAGGAACAAACCGAGGAGAGACACCTTCTGAATGTCCTGACTGTCTGAAACCACTCACAAGGACATCCGACCTGCAGGTGCACGAAGAAGTCCACACAAAGGAGAAGCCTTACAAATGCCACGACTGTGGGAAATCATTCAGCTATGCATCCCACCTAAAGGTGCACCTTCGAATACACACAGGTGAGAGACCGTATGTATGTTCTgactgtgggaaagccttcagccAAAAGTCGGTCCTCACCACACACCAGAGAATTCACACCGGGGAGAGGCCTTACACGTGCAGCCACTGCGGGAAATTGTTTGTTTATGCATCAGATCTGAAGAAGCACAGCCGGTTTCACACAGGGGAGAAGCCTTACGAATGCCCCGACTGTGGGAAGCTGTTCAGTAATAAATCCCACCTGCCTGTGCATCATCGAATTCACACCGGCGAGAAACCGTACAAATGCTGTGACTGCGGGAAGTCCTTCAGGAGGAAATCCCACCTTAAAGTACATCACCGGACACACACTGGCGAGAAACCCTACGTATGCTCcgagtgtgggaaagccttcagccacagctcagttctcagcacacatCAGAGAATTCACACTGGGGAGAGGCCTTACGCGTGCAGCGACTGTGGGAAAGCCATGTCATCTAAAGCCCAACTGAACGAGCATCAGAGAATCCACACGGGTGAGAAGCCGTACGTGTGCACTGACTGTGGGAAGGCCTTCAGCGGCAGGTCTTCCCTACAGGTACATCAGAGAGCTCACAGGAGTGAAAAACCCTTTCTCTGTCACCAGTGTGGGAAAGGCTTCCTGCGCAGGTCACAGTTGTCATCTCACCAACAAACTCACACTGCTGAGAACCcttag